AATTCGACGCGATATTTGCAGTGAATGTAAAAGCACCGTTTTTTCTCGTCCAGCAAACTTTGCAGCTTCTACGTGACGGAGGAAGAGTGATTAACATCTCTTCAGGCGTTACACGAATTGCGTATCCCCATATCATGGCGTACAACTTGACGAAAGGTGCTATAAATACGTTTACACTGCAACTTGCGAAATTATTAGGGCCCCGCGGTATTACAGTTAATGCCGTACTCCCTGGCATCGTCGATACGGACGTGAATGCGGAATGGCTGCATACGCCGGAAGGCCAACAACATGCAGCCGAAATGTCAGCACTTGGCAGGATCGGCGAACCTTCGGATATTGCGGACATCGTGGCTTTCCTCTCGTCATCGGACGGCCGTTGGATTACCGGACAGATGGTCGATGCCACAGGCGGATCACACTTATAAGTTCAATCATCAGTCCTTCTAGGCAAATGGAGGGGCTGTTTTTTATGTTTAATCATCGTAAAACTTGCCTTTACTTATGGTAAATTAACGGTGAGCTCGTTGAATTATCAGTATACCGTGGGAAGTTCTCCTTATTGTCAACACTGCCAGTAGGTGCGGTTATTCTCGCTAATTCGCAGAACTTCAAATGCTTTACGAAAGTCATCATGAGTAGGGCTTTTACAATTCGGGTCTTGCGGTAGTGTTGTTTGGACACCTTCCGATAGCAATCGTATATGTACATTACATTACTGTAAATAATTTGGCTACAGTTTGGGATTATGTAATTGGTATAGCTTTCATGATTAT
The window above is part of the Paenibacillus lutimineralis genome. Proteins encoded here:
- a CDS encoding SDR family oxidoreductase, whose translation is MKRLEGKIALVTGGSRGIGKGIALQLAQEGALVIVHYGNRRVAAEEVVHAIRAHGGQALAIGANLDTVAGVTDLVQTMKETLLRLTGQNRIDILVNNAGIGTSKTLEETTEEEFDAIFAVNVKAPFFLVQQTLQLLRDGGRVINISSGVTRIAYPHIMAYNLTKGAINTFTLQLAKLLGPRGITVNAVLPGIVDTDVNAEWLHTPEGQQHAAEMSALGRIGEPSDIADIVAFLSSSDGRWITGQMVDATGGSHL